The Penaeus vannamei isolate JL-2024 chromosome 16, ASM4276789v1, whole genome shotgun sequence genome includes a window with the following:
- the LOC113825568 gene encoding uncharacterized protein → MNRSMYATVVVVVALVLVVGVVVEAAPAGDGRIDEGGVAAFRRSLYGPGRSPERRANNQCSSNARKQYVCELCAKQTKSLQVYTLCCDGIDNAQTWCESFIGFGITGV, encoded by the exons aTGAATCGCTCTATGTACGctacagtggtggtggtggtggcgttggtGTTGGTGGTCGGCGTCGTGGTGGAGGCGGCTCCTGCTGGCGACGGGAGGATAGACGAGGGAGGAGTGGCCGCCTTCAGGAGAAGTCTGTACGGGCCGGGAAGGTCTCCCGAACGCCGCGCCAATAACCAGTGTTCGAGCAAT GCCCGCAAGCAGTACGTGTGCGAACTTTGCGCGAAGCAAACCAAGTCCCTCCAGGTGTACACGCTCTGCTGCGACGGCATCGACAACGCCCAGACGTGGTGCGAGAGCTTCATCGGCTTCGGTATTACGGGCGTCTGA